The following proteins are co-located in the Hevea brasiliensis isolate MT/VB/25A 57/8 chromosome 11, ASM3005281v1, whole genome shotgun sequence genome:
- the LOC110669542 gene encoding probable sulfate transporter 3.5, with protein sequence MSTENPIRNNVNFATPRSFGTTLKSHLKETFFPDDPFRQFRNDKSGGRVIKKAVQYFIPIFEWLPNYNLRLFRFDVLAGITITSLAIPQGISYAKLANLPPIIGLYSSFVPPLIYAVFGNSKHLAVGTVAACSLLIGNTIGEKVSYQDDPNLYLHLVFTATFFTGIFQTLLGLLRLGILVDFLSHSTITGFMGGTATLICLQQLKGIFGLKHFTTKTDAVSVLRAILQNRKEWKWQSTIVGIIFLVFLQFTRFLRRKRPNLFWVSAIGPMAVVVVGCLFAYFAHADKHGIQIVGHLNRGLNPLSIKQLNFDSQYIPVTLKAGLITALIALAEGIAIGRSFAIMTNEQVDGNKEIMAFGLMNIVGSFTSCYLTTGPFSKTAVNYNAGCKTAMSNVVMAIGMMLTLLFLAPLFSHTPLVALSAIIMSAMLGLINYGEIYHLFKVDKFDFVICISCFLGVAFISMNYGLMISIGLALARTLLYAARPATCRLGQIPNSYLYRDTEQYPGLTRVPGVLALQLGSPIYFANSNYIRERILRWIREEEDISNAKESVVEHILLDLSGVTSIDTTGIETLIEIRKMLEAKSIKIAIINPRLEVMEKMIRSHFVDKIGKESIFLSIEDAVEASLFSMSEQKQQQQQDDFV encoded by the exons ATGAGCACAGAAAATCCTATTCGTAATAACGTGAACTTTGCTACCCCAAGAAGCTTCGGAACAACCCTGAAATCCCATCTCAAAGAGACTTTCTTTCCTGATGATCCATTCAGGCAGTTCAGGAATGACAAATCTGGTGGCAGAGTCATAAAAAAGGCTGTGCAATACTTTATTCCAATCTTTGAATGGCTACCCAATTACAATCTACGCTTGTTTCGATTTGATGTGCTTGCTGGTATAACCATTACCTCTCTTGCCATTCCTCAGGGGATCAGCTATGCAAAACTTGCCAATCTCCCTCCTATAATTGGCCTGT ACTCGAGCTTTGTTCCTCCTCTCATTTATGCTGTTTTCGGAAACTCGAAGCATCTAGCAGTAGGGACGGTTGCTGCTTGTTCATTGCTCATAGGCAATACAATTGGAGAAAAAGTATCTTACCAAGATGATCCGAATTTGTACCTCCACTTGGTTTTCACTGCTACTTTCTTCACAGGAATTTTTCAGACTCTTCTGGGTCTCTTAAG ACTGGGGATTCTGGTGGACTTCTTGTCACATTCAACTATCACCGGTTTCATGGGAGGAACAGCAACTCTTATCTGCTTACAACAGCTTAAGGGCATATTTGGATTGAAACATTTCACCACCAAAACTGATGCTGTTTCTGTCCTCCGAGCAATTTTGCAAAATAGAAAAGAG TGGAAGTGGCAGAGTACAATTGTAGGCATCATCTTCCTTGTTTTTCTTCAGTTCACTCGGTTTCTG AGGAGGAAAAGGCCAAATCTGTTTTGGGTGTCAGCCATAGGTCCAATGGCGGTGGTCGTAGTTGGGTGTCTTTTCGCCTATTTTGCTCACGCCGACAAACATGGAATCCAAATC GTGGGTCACCTCAACAGAGGCCTAAATCCTCTATCCATTAAACAATTGAACTTCGATTCTCAGTACATACCTGTGACTTTGAAAGCTGGCCTCATCACAGCCCTTATTGCTTTGGCT GAAGGAATAGCCATAGGAAGGAGCTTTGCCATAATGACAAATGAACAAGTTGATGGGAACAAGGAGATAATGGCTTTTGGTCTCATGAATATTGTTGGCTCCTTCACTTCTTGCTACTTGACCACTG GGCCATTCTCCAAAACCGCGGTGAATTACAATGCAGGGTGTAAGACGGCAATGTCTAACGTAGTAATGGCAATTGGCATGATGCTTACACTATTATTCTTGGCTCCTCTCTTTAGTCATACTCCTCTAGTTGCTCTATCTGCCATTATCATGTCTGCAATGCTTGGACTGATCAATTATGGGGAAATATATCACCTTTTCAAGGTTGATAAATTTGATTTTGTAATTTGTATTTCTTGCTTCCTTGGAGTTGCCTTCATAAGCATGAACTACGGCCTCATGATATCG ATTGGGCTTGCTTTGGCGAGGACACTACTATATGCTGCTAGGCCTGCTACCTGTAGGCTTGGACAAATTCCAAACTCATATTTGTATCGTGACACAGAGCAGTATCCTGGATTGACAAGGGTCCCAGGAGTCCTTGCCTTGCAACTTGGCTCCCCTATCTACTTTGCCAATTCCAATTACATTAGAGAAAG GATTCTCCGGTGGATTCGAGAAGAAGAAGACATTTCAAATGCTAAGGAGTCTGTTGTTGAGCATATTTTACTAGATTTATCAG GTGTTACCTCCATCGATACAACAGGTATCGAAACATTAATTGAAATAAGAAAAATGCTTGAAGCAAAAAGCATTAAG ATTGCAATTATAAACCCTAGGCTAGAAGTAATGGAGAAAATGATAAGGTCACACTTTGTAGACAAGATTGGAAAGGAATCCATATTTTTGAGCATTGAGGATGCAGTTGAGGCAAGTTTATTTTCAATGTCGGAGCAAAAGCAACAACAACAACAGGATGATTTCGTTTAG